A window of Rhabdothermincola salaria contains these coding sequences:
- a CDS encoding DEAD/DEAH box helicase — MTGATLGERVPARDDPDEILDAFTGWVADRGLSLYPAQEEALLEILGGAHVIVNTPTGSGKSLVAIAAHFATLARPGARSFYTAPIKALVSEKFFDLSHVFGARNVGMLTGDAAVNHDAPIICCTAEVLANMALRHGRDAPVDQVVMDEFHYFADPDRGWAWQVPLLELVDAQQVLMSATLGDVSAFETDLQRRTGRPVAVVRSATRPVPLVHHYRVTPLTETITELLETHQAPVYLVHFTQAGAVEQAQSLMSLKLCSREEKDAIAAAIGSFRFAAGFGRTLSKYVRNGIGVHHAGMLPKYRRLVERLAQEGLLKVICGTDTLGVGINVPIRTVVFTSLSKYDGIDVRLLSAREFHQIGGRAGRAGYDTMGTVVVQAPEHAIANAKMVAKAAGDPQKLKRMVKKKPPPGMVSWGEPTFTRLVDAEPEPLTSSFAVSHTMVLDVLDRPGDGRTALHTLLTDNYERDRDRQAHLDRAAEIEASLLAGGVIEELAEPDEDGRTVRVTVELQDDFALNQPLAPFALAALELLDPDDVAHPLDVVSVIESVLDDPRQVIAAQLDKARGEAVARMKAEGMEYDERMAELDLITHPRPLADLLEPAFDTYREAHPWVADSPLRPKSVVRDMYERAMGFGDYVAFYRLGRSEGTLLRYLTDAYRTLVKTVPEDLKTEGLVDLTEWLGELVRQVDSSLLDEWEALRDPDPEHVVDELEVRRDAEPPRFSENRRAFTVAVRNAMFRRVELASRRHWQQLAGLGLEDGEVNRGWRAADWEEAFAPYWAEHDAIVTDADARNPTWLEIAESPTEWRVRQVLADPEEDREWGIDATVDLEASDEAGEVVVRPVGVTRRGAPTPHG, encoded by the coding sequence ATGACCGGGGCCACGCTCGGCGAGCGGGTGCCCGCCCGCGACGACCCCGACGAGATCCTCGACGCCTTCACCGGCTGGGTGGCCGACCGCGGCCTGAGCCTGTACCCCGCCCAGGAGGAGGCGCTGCTGGAGATCCTCGGCGGCGCCCACGTGATCGTGAACACCCCCACCGGCTCGGGCAAGAGCCTGGTGGCCATCGCCGCCCACTTCGCCACCCTGGCCCGGCCCGGGGCCCGCAGCTTCTACACCGCCCCCATCAAGGCGCTGGTCTCGGAGAAGTTCTTCGACCTCTCCCACGTGTTCGGCGCCCGCAACGTGGGCATGCTCACCGGCGACGCGGCGGTGAACCACGACGCCCCGATCATCTGCTGCACCGCCGAGGTGCTGGCCAACATGGCCCTGCGCCACGGGCGCGACGCCCCCGTCGACCAGGTGGTGATGGACGAGTTCCACTACTTCGCCGACCCCGACCGCGGCTGGGCCTGGCAGGTGCCGTTGCTCGAGCTCGTCGACGCCCAGCAGGTGCTGATGTCGGCCACCCTCGGCGACGTCTCGGCCTTCGAGACCGACCTGCAACGGCGCACCGGGCGCCCCGTGGCCGTGGTGCGCTCCGCCACCCGGCCGGTGCCCCTCGTGCACCACTACCGGGTCACCCCGCTCACCGAGACCATCACCGAGCTGCTCGAGACCCACCAGGCGCCCGTGTACCTCGTGCACTTCACCCAGGCGGGCGCGGTGGAGCAGGCGCAGTCGCTGATGAGCCTCAAGCTGTGCTCCCGCGAGGAGAAGGACGCCATCGCGGCGGCGATCGGGAGCTTCCGCTTCGCGGCCGGATTCGGTCGCACCCTGTCGAAGTACGTGCGCAACGGCATCGGGGTGCACCACGCCGGGATGCTCCCGAAGTACCGCCGGTTGGTGGAGCGCCTGGCCCAGGAGGGCCTGCTCAAGGTGATCTGCGGCACCGACACCCTCGGGGTGGGCATCAACGTCCCCATCCGCACCGTGGTCTTCACGTCGTTGTCCAAGTACGACGGCATCGACGTCCGCCTGCTGAGCGCCCGGGAGTTCCACCAGATCGGCGGCCGGGCCGGCCGCGCCGGGTACGACACCATGGGCACGGTGGTGGTCCAGGCCCCCGAGCACGCCATCGCCAACGCCAAGATGGTGGCCAAGGCCGCCGGCGATCCCCAGAAGCTGAAGCGGATGGTGAAGAAGAAGCCGCCGCCGGGCATGGTCTCGTGGGGTGAGCCCACGTTCACCCGGCTGGTCGACGCCGAGCCAGAGCCCCTCACGTCGAGCTTCGCGGTGAGTCACACCATGGTCCTCGACGTGCTCGACCGGCCCGGCGACGGCCGGACCGCCCTCCACACCCTGCTGACCGACAACTACGAGCGCGACCGCGACCGCCAGGCCCACCTCGACCGGGCCGCCGAGATCGAGGCGTCACTGCTCGCCGGCGGGGTGATCGAGGAGCTCGCCGAGCCCGACGAGGACGGACGCACGGTGCGCGTCACCGTCGAGCTCCAGGACGACTTCGCCCTCAACCAGCCGCTGGCCCCGTTCGCCCTCGCCGCGCTCGAGCTGCTCGACCCCGACGACGTGGCCCACCCCCTCGACGTGGTGTCGGTGATCGAGTCGGTGCTCGACGACCCCCGCCAGGTGATCGCCGCCCAGCTCGACAAGGCCAGGGGCGAGGCGGTCGCCCGCATGAAGGCCGAGGGCATGGAGTACGACGAGCGCATGGCCGAGCTCGACCTCATCACGCATCCCCGGCCCCTCGCCGACCTCCTCGAACCGGCCTTCGACACCTACCGCGAGGCCCACCCGTGGGTGGCGGACTCGCCCCTGCGCCCCAAGTCGGTGGTCCGCGACATGTACGAGCGGGCCATGGGCTTCGGCGACTATGTGGCCTTCTACCGTCTGGGACGGTCCGAGGGCACCTTGCTGCGCTACCTCACCGACGCCTACCGCACCCTGGTCAAGACCGTGCCCGAGGATCTCAAGACCGAGGGGCTGGTGGACCTCACCGAATGGCTGGGGGAGCTGGTCCGCCAGGTCGACTCCAGCCTCCTCGACGAGTGGGAGGCCCTGCGCGACCCCGACCCGGAGCACGTCGTCGACGAGCTCGAGGTGCGCCGCGACGCCGAGCCTCCTCGGTTCAGCGAGAACCGGCGGGCGTTCACGGTCGCCGTCCGCAACGCCATGTTCCGCCGGGTGGAGCTGGCGTCGCGGCGCCACTGGCAGCAGCTGGCCGGGCTCGGCCTCGAGGACGGGGAGGTCAACCGGGGCTGGCGGGCGGCCGACTGGGAGGAGGCCTTCGCTCCGTACTGGGCCGAGCACGACGCCATCGTCACCGACGCCGATGCCCGCAACCCGACCTGGCTGGAGATCGCCGAGAGCCCCACCGAGTGGCGGGTGCGTCAGGTGCTGGCCGACCCAGAGGAGGACCGCGAGTGGGGCATCGACGCGACGGTCGACCTCGAGGCCTCCGACGAGGCGGGCGAGGTGGTCGTGCGGCCCGTCGGCGTCACCCGCCGGGGCGCACCGACGCCCCACGGGTGA
- a CDS encoding amidohydrolase family protein encodes MSDDPVVIVSADCHIGPRLEEDLRPLCPPEHLAAFDAYVADGERSRGRYVEHDPSNDDPLSPWRNQWTPGHHDPDARRRDLDFEGIAAEVVFHGSQNNQPIPFQTSMLGPPDDPELAAVGIRIYNTWLAEMCAAGAPRHIGLAHLPMWDVDAAVAEVRWAAEAGLRGINFPAPRTWLRPYNDRAWEPLWEAAEELSMPLTTHSGAGDPAVFQGPELVALMSIESGGWFSRRAAHLLVFAGVFERHPDLKLVLTEQPGEWWPYLVTELDTVHMANTSYGGALARQVPKRPSEYLHRNVFIGASFLSRAEAHGAVRDGYADRVMWGSDYPHMESTFQVGDTPYSLLSLRHTFADLPEDVVRAMVGGTAIEVYGLDASALAGVASAIGAPTHDELTRPLEAVPAGASPFAFRTVGPWA; translated from the coding sequence ATGAGCGACGACCCGGTGGTGATCGTCTCGGCCGACTGCCACATCGGCCCGAGACTCGAAGAGGACCTGCGCCCACTGTGCCCACCCGAGCACCTCGCCGCCTTCGACGCCTACGTGGCCGACGGCGAGCGCAGCCGGGGCCGCTACGTCGAGCACGACCCCAGCAACGACGACCCGTTGTCGCCGTGGCGCAACCAGTGGACACCGGGTCACCACGACCCCGACGCCCGCCGGCGCGACCTCGACTTCGAGGGCATCGCCGCCGAGGTGGTCTTCCACGGGAGCCAGAACAACCAGCCCATCCCGTTCCAGACCTCGATGCTCGGGCCCCCCGACGATCCCGAGCTGGCCGCCGTCGGCATCCGCATCTACAACACCTGGCTGGCCGAGATGTGCGCCGCCGGCGCCCCTCGCCACATCGGCCTGGCCCACCTGCCGATGTGGGACGTCGACGCCGCCGTCGCCGAGGTGCGTTGGGCCGCCGAGGCCGGGTTGCGGGGGATCAACTTCCCTGCCCCTCGAACCTGGCTGCGTCCCTACAACGATCGGGCCTGGGAGCCTCTGTGGGAGGCGGCCGAGGAGCTGTCGATGCCGCTGACCACCCATTCGGGGGCCGGCGACCCGGCGGTGTTCCAGGGCCCCGAGCTGGTGGCGCTCATGTCCATCGAGAGCGGCGGGTGGTTCAGCCGCCGCGCCGCCCACCTGCTCGTGTTCGCCGGCGTCTTCGAGCGCCATCCCGATCTCAAGCTGGTGCTCACCGAGCAGCCCGGGGAGTGGTGGCCCTACCTGGTCACCGAGCTCGACACCGTGCACATGGCCAACACCAGCTACGGAGGGGCCCTGGCCCGCCAGGTCCCGAAGCGGCCGTCGGAGTACCTGCACCGCAACGTGTTCATCGGTGCCAGCTTCCTGTCCCGGGCCGAGGCCCACGGGGCGGTGCGTGACGGCTACGCCGATCGGGTCATGTGGGGCTCGGACTACCCGCACATGGAGAGCACGTTCCAGGTGGGCGACACCCCCTACAGCCTGCTGTCGCTGCGCCACACCTTCGCCGACCTCCCCGAGGACGTCGTGCGGGCCATGGTGGGGGGCACCGCCATCGAGGTGTACGGGCTCGACGCCAGCGCCCTGGCCGGCGTCGCCTCGGCCATCGGCGCCCCGACCCACGACGAGTTGACCCGGCCCCTCGAGGCCGTCCCGGCCGGTGCCAGCCCCTTCGCCTTCCGCACGGTGGGCCCCTGGGCCTGA
- a CDS encoding dihydroorotate dehydrogenase-like protein, whose amino-acid sequence MVDLSTSWLGLRVPSPLVVGASPVADDVEALPGYVDAGAGAVVVRSVFEEQIVAEQLAAHRLIDSYVDTDAEARSFLPESEVFSLGPEPALAHLAAVRAAVDVPVLGSLNGVTPGGWTDIARQMADAGADAIELNLYDVVTATDESSAEVEGRQITVVEEVVAAVDVPVAVKLSPFYTALPAFVVRLAAAGAAGVTVFNRFYQPGIDLDTLDVDRHLTLSSPDELPLRLHALALLHGRVDLSLGSTGGVHRGHDAAKAILCGASAVQVASALLVGGAPGLASIRDELVAWLDEGGYRTVDEARGATAFDNVADPHAFERVNYTRLLQGWRPRRDPDALD is encoded by the coding sequence ATGGTTGACCTGTCCACCTCCTGGTTGGGTCTGCGCGTGCCCAGCCCGCTCGTGGTGGGGGCCTCCCCCGTGGCCGACGACGTCGAGGCCCTGCCCGGCTACGTCGACGCCGGAGCCGGTGCCGTGGTCGTGCGCTCGGTGTTCGAGGAGCAGATCGTGGCCGAGCAGCTGGCCGCCCACCGCCTCATCGACAGCTACGTCGACACCGACGCCGAGGCCCGTTCGTTCCTGCCCGAGTCGGAGGTCTTCTCCCTCGGGCCCGAACCGGCGTTGGCCCACCTCGCCGCGGTGCGGGCCGCGGTCGACGTGCCCGTGCTGGGCTCGCTCAACGGGGTGACCCCGGGCGGGTGGACCGACATCGCCCGCCAGATGGCCGACGCCGGCGCCGACGCCATCGAACTCAACCTCTACGACGTGGTGACCGCCACCGACGAGTCGAGCGCCGAGGTGGAGGGCCGCCAGATCACCGTGGTGGAGGAAGTGGTCGCCGCCGTCGACGTGCCGGTGGCCGTGAAGCTCTCGCCCTTCTACACCGCGCTGCCGGCGTTCGTGGTCCGTCTGGCCGCGGCCGGCGCCGCCGGTGTCACCGTCTTCAACCGCTTCTACCAACCGGGCATCGACCTCGACACCCTCGACGTCGATCGCCACCTCACCCTGTCCTCTCCCGACGAGCTGCCCCTGCGCCTCCACGCCCTGGCCCTGCTGCACGGGCGGGTGGACCTCTCCCTCGGCTCCACCGGCGGGGTGCACCGTGGCCACGACGCGGCCAAGGCCATCCTGTGCGGCGCCTCCGCCGTACAGGTGGCGTCCGCGCTGTTGGTCGGCGGGGCGCCGGGCCTGGCCTCGATCCGCGACGAGCTGGTCGCCTGGCTCGACGAGGGTGGCTACCGCACGGTCGACGAAGCGCGTGGGGCCACTGCGTTCGACAACGTGGCCGACCCCCACGCCTTCGAGCGGGTCAACTACACCCGGCTGCTGCAGGGGTGGCGCCCCCGACGCGACCCCGACGCCCTGGACTGA
- the nifJ gene encoding pyruvate:ferredoxin (flavodoxin) oxidoreductase: MAADRIMTIDANEAVADIAYRLSEVVAIYPITPASPMAEHADEWASTDRPNLWGAVPEVTEMQSEGGAAGAVHGALQAGALTTTFTASQGLLLMLPNLYKIAGELTPFCLHVAARSIATHALSIFGDHSDVMATRGTGLALLASGSPQEAADLAAVAHAATLRSRVPFLHFFDGFRTSHELQKVAVVGDETLRALIDEPAVEAHRARALSPDHPVVRGTAHNPDTFFQATEAANPFHDACPGIVAATMAAFGERTGRRYRLFDYVGHPEAERVLVMMGSGAEAAHEAVEHLVGAGERVGLVKVRLYRPFAVDAFLDALPPSVRGVAVLDRSKEPGSVGEPLVLDVTAALVDALARGRRAELPRLIGGRYGLSSKEFTPAMAKAALDELEASDPRPRFTVGINDDVTHLSLPVDDDFHCEDPAVTRAVFYGLGSDGTVSSNKASIKIIGDRTDAASQGYFVYDSKKSGAMTVSHLRFGPGPIRATYQIRHADLVAVHDPGLLDRVEVLERARPGATVLLNVPGPTGAVWAGLPREVQDALVEKRCRLYAIDAAAVAASTGLGRRINTIMQTCFFELSDVLDTDEAIDAVKESVAATWGRRGPEVVRRNVAAIDAALAGLHEIPVPDAADATRRRRPAVPDDAPDFVQRVTRLLLEGHGDRLPVSAFPPDGTWPTGTSRYEKRAIALDIPVWEPDVCIQCNRCSMICPHTAIVTRAFEPADASGAPAAFRSQPETHTPELEGLSYVVQVAPDDCTGCGLCVEVCPGKDRSQPKRRAINMRPAAEHREREREAFSFLREIPEIDRTRIPRIPRALGLLPARFEFSGACAGCGETPYIRTLTQLFGDRLVIGNATGCSSIYGGNLPTTPYTTDADGRGPAWSNSLFEDDAEFALGLRLGVDVASRRAHALLDDCAAELPPELVAALDGPCHTDEEVAARRRAIAELRRLLAHRDDPPAQRLSAIADELVPRSVWAIGGDGWAYDIGFGGLDHVLASGRDVNVLVLDTEVYSNTGGQQSKATPLGAVAKFAAAGKATRKKDLGLLAMSYGHVYVASVAIQARSRHTLEALRDAETYPGPSLVIAHSPCIAHGYDLVDSPAQQGRAIASGAWPLYRFDPRRLAHGEPPLVVDADPTSLPVRSYMEHEARFRMVELRDPTRYEELVAGAEAAIRDRHALYEQLARIALPPEEPHHG; the protein is encoded by the coding sequence ATGGCCGCAGACCGCATCATGACGATCGACGCCAACGAGGCGGTGGCCGACATCGCGTACCGGCTCTCCGAGGTCGTGGCCATCTACCCGATCACGCCGGCGTCGCCGATGGCCGAGCACGCCGACGAGTGGGCCTCGACCGACCGCCCGAACCTCTGGGGCGCCGTGCCCGAAGTGACCGAGATGCAATCCGAGGGCGGCGCGGCCGGCGCCGTCCACGGGGCGTTGCAGGCGGGGGCGTTGACCACCACCTTCACCGCGTCGCAGGGCCTGCTGTTGATGCTGCCCAACCTCTACAAGATCGCCGGTGAGCTCACCCCGTTCTGCCTCCACGTCGCCGCCCGCAGCATCGCCACCCACGCCCTGTCGATCTTCGGCGACCACTCCGACGTGATGGCCACCCGCGGCACCGGCCTGGCCCTCCTCGCCTCCGGCTCGCCGCAGGAAGCGGCCGACCTGGCCGCCGTGGCCCATGCCGCCACCCTGCGGTCGCGGGTGCCCTTCCTGCACTTCTTCGACGGGTTCCGCACCTCTCACGAGCTCCAGAAGGTGGCGGTCGTCGGCGACGAGACGCTGCGGGCCCTCATCGACGAGCCCGCGGTCGAGGCCCACCGGGCGCGAGCCCTCTCCCCCGACCACCCGGTGGTACGGGGCACGGCGCACAACCCCGACACCTTCTTCCAGGCCACCGAGGCCGCCAACCCCTTCCACGACGCCTGCCCGGGCATCGTGGCCGCCACCATGGCCGCGTTCGGCGAGCGCACCGGACGGCGGTACCGCCTCTTCGACTACGTCGGCCATCCGGAGGCCGAGCGGGTGCTGGTGATGATGGGCTCGGGGGCAGAAGCCGCCCACGAAGCGGTCGAGCACCTCGTGGGCGCCGGCGAACGGGTCGGGCTGGTGAAGGTGCGCCTCTACCGCCCCTTCGCCGTGGACGCCTTCCTCGACGCCTTGCCGCCGTCGGTACGTGGCGTCGCGGTCCTCGACCGCAGCAAGGAGCCGGGCTCGGTCGGCGAACCGCTGGTCCTCGACGTCACCGCCGCCCTCGTCGACGCCCTGGCCCGCGGCCGGCGGGCCGAGCTCCCCCGGCTCATCGGGGGCCGCTACGGGCTCTCCTCCAAGGAGTTCACCCCGGCGATGGCCAAGGCCGCCCTCGACGAGCTCGAGGCGTCCGACCCCCGCCCCCGCTTCACCGTCGGGATCAACGACGACGTCACCCACCTCTCGCTCCCGGTCGACGACGACTTCCACTGCGAGGACCCCGCCGTCACCCGGGCGGTGTTCTACGGACTCGGCTCCGACGGCACCGTGAGCTCCAACAAGGCGTCCATCAAGATCATCGGCGACCGCACCGACGCGGCATCGCAGGGCTACTTCGTCTACGACTCCAAGAAGTCCGGGGCCATGACGGTGTCGCACCTGCGCTTCGGGCCCGGACCCATCCGAGCCACGTACCAGATCCGCCACGCCGACCTGGTGGCGGTGCACGACCCCGGGCTCCTGGACCGGGTCGAGGTCCTCGAACGGGCCCGCCCCGGGGCCACCGTGCTGCTCAACGTGCCCGGCCCCACCGGTGCCGTCTGGGCGGGCCTGCCCCGGGAGGTGCAGGACGCCCTGGTCGAGAAGCGGTGCCGGCTCTACGCGATCGACGCCGCGGCCGTGGCCGCCTCGACCGGGTTGGGGCGCCGCATCAACACCATCATGCAGACCTGCTTCTTCGAGCTCTCCGACGTGCTCGACACCGACGAGGCCATCGACGCGGTGAAGGAGTCGGTCGCCGCCACGTGGGGACGACGCGGCCCCGAGGTCGTGCGCCGCAACGTGGCCGCCATCGACGCCGCCCTCGCCGGGCTCCACGAGATCCCGGTGCCCGATGCCGCCGACGCCACCCGGCGGCGGCGTCCGGCCGTCCCCGACGACGCGCCGGACTTCGTGCAGCGGGTCACCCGACTGCTGCTCGAGGGTCACGGCGACCGTCTCCCGGTGAGCGCCTTCCCCCCCGACGGCACCTGGCCGACGGGCACCAGCCGGTACGAGAAGCGGGCCATCGCCCTCGACATCCCCGTGTGGGAGCCCGACGTCTGCATCCAGTGCAACCGGTGCTCGATGATCTGCCCCCACACCGCCATCGTCACCCGGGCGTTCGAGCCCGCCGACGCCTCCGGGGCGCCGGCCGCGTTCCGCTCCCAGCCCGAGACCCACACTCCCGAGCTCGAGGGGCTGAGCTACGTGGTGCAGGTGGCCCCCGACGACTGCACCGGCTGCGGGCTCTGCGTCGAGGTGTGCCCGGGCAAGGACCGCAGCCAACCCAAGCGCAGGGCCATCAACATGCGGCCGGCGGCCGAGCACCGCGAGCGCGAGCGCGAGGCCTTCTCGTTCCTGCGGGAGATCCCCGAGATCGACCGCACCCGGATCCCCCGCATCCCCCGGGCGCTCGGGCTGCTTCCCGCCCGCTTCGAGTTCTCGGGCGCGTGCGCCGGGTGCGGCGAGACGCCCTACATCCGCACCCTCACCCAGCTCTTCGGCGACCGCCTGGTGATCGGCAACGCCACCGGGTGCTCGTCGATCTACGGCGGGAACCTGCCCACCACCCCGTACACGACCGACGCCGACGGGCGGGGTCCGGCGTGGAGCAACTCGCTGTTCGAGGACGACGCCGAGTTCGCCCTCGGTCTGCGCCTGGGGGTCGACGTCGCCTCCCGCCGGGCCCACGCCCTGCTCGACGACTGCGCAGCCGAGCTGCCGCCGGAGCTGGTCGCCGCCCTCGACGGCCCGTGCCACACCGATGAGGAGGTGGCGGCGCGGCGCCGCGCCATCGCCGAGCTGCGTCGGCTGCTGGCCCACCGCGACGATCCGCCGGCCCAGCGCCTCTCGGCGATCGCCGACGAGCTGGTCCCTCGCTCCGTGTGGGCGATCGGCGGCGACGGCTGGGCCTACGACATCGGCTTCGGGGGCCTCGACCACGTGCTGGCCTCCGGTCGCGACGTCAACGTGCTCGTGCTCGACACCGAGGTGTACTCCAACACCGGTGGCCAGCAGTCCAAGGCCACCCCGCTCGGGGCCGTCGCCAAGTTCGCCGCCGCTGGCAAGGCCACCCGCAAGAAGGACCTCGGACTGCTGGCCATGAGCTACGGGCACGTCTACGTGGCCAGCGTCGCCATCCAGGCCCGCAGCCGTCACACGCTCGAGGCGCTCCGCGACGCCGAGACCTATCCGGGCCCGTCGCTGGTGATCGCCCACAGCCCCTGCATCGCCCACGGGTACGACCTGGTCGATTCCCCTGCCCAGCAGGGCCGGGCCATCGCCAGCGGGGCCTGGCCCCTCTACCGCTTCGACCCTCGCCGCCTGGCCCACGGCGAGCCGCCGCTGGTCGTCGACGCCGACCCCACCTCGCTCCCCGTGCGCTCCTACATGGAGCACGAGGCCCGCTTCCGCATGGTCGAGCTGCGCGACCCGACGCGCTACGAGGAGCTGGTCGCGGGCGCCGAGGCGGCCATCCGCGATCGCCATGCGCTCTACGAGCAGCTGGCCCGCATCGCCCTGCCCCCCGAGGAGCCCCACCATGGTTGA